The genome window AATATCGTGAACGCACAGATACACCGTCTCCGGGACGGGCCATACGGTGATTCGCTCGCACCCGACGTAGACGCGGTGTCCTCGTGGGATGAGTTCCGTGAACTCCCGCTGACGACCGCGACCGACGTCAACCGTGCTGTCGCGGCCGCTCCGGTGCCATCCGACCTCGCGACGATCTCATACACTGCACTAGACGGGACGGAACTCCCGGTCCACGATACGTTGGCTGACGAGCAATACATGGCTGCCATCAACGCCAAATACTTTCAGCAGGCTGGATTCCGCCCGGGTGACCGCGTGTTGAACTGCTTCCCGTATACGGCAACCGGCGGTGGGGAGGTATTCGAGAAAGGGTTGCGGGCACTGGGCGCCGAAGTCGTTCCGGCGAGTGACGCGACGGCGTCGACCCTCCAGACACTGTTATCTGACCACCTCGACGGGCTGTGTGGACCACCCAGCACGGTCCTCGCGATGGAAGAAGACGTCAGCAGCGGTGTCGACATCTTCCTCGGGGCTGGGGAGCCGTTCACCGGCATACCGGGCCGGCGTAGCAAAGTCAAAGAGCGGTTGGGCGCTGAGACGGCCGTGGATTACTTCGGGACGCGCCACGCCCAGCCCATCGCCGTCGAGTCGGCCGCCGAAGATGGTCTTATGGTCTGTGACGACTACGTGCTCGTGGAGATCGTCGACCACAATATCGGCCAGACACTCCCGGCAGGGACGTACGGGGAAGTCGTCATCACGCACCTTCACAAGACCGGCACACCGCTGTTCCGGTGTCGAACGGGCGATGTCGCTCGTCTGACGAGGCGAGACGGCAATCCCTGTCTGCCGGACAGCATTGTGGGGTCACGGGACGAGTCGGTGCGGGTCAGCGACCGGACGGTGTACAAGGCAGGACTCAGAAACGAGCTCCTCCGATTCGAGGGGCCGTCTGGCGACTTCGAGGTAGAGACCCACGGTGACAGCTCCTACAGTGTGGTGTACGAGGGCGCAGACCACGGCGAAGACATCCTTGGCGCGCTCGAAGCGACCCAGCCGGTAGCCCCGACGACGGTGAGGGCCGTCGACGACTAAACCATCGTCCTCACTGGGGTGGTGTTCCTCAACGCGAACTACGGCGGTGCAGTGGCTGTCCTCCCGCTGCCCTCGAGTGTTTCGACCCGCCGCCACGTTCGAACTCACCGATCTTCCGTTCGTTGCAGCGAATTCTAGAGGTATATCTCGCTCCCGACGCCGATGGTGCGGAACGCGTCTGGCAGGCGCTCGGTGAAGGATTTTCTCGACCTCGAACCCGGTGCAGGGGGTTCCGACGAACAGGTCGACTTTGTCATCAAGCCAGTCGGCTGTGATTGGTCTCTTGCCATCTTCCTGACCCACGAGATTCCTGTGCGACCACGTTGAAGATGCTTTTCCCCGTAGTCCTCCGTATGTGTGGCCGGAACTCGC of Natranaeroarchaeum aerophilus contains these proteins:
- a CDS encoding phenylacetate--CoA ligase family protein, with the protein product MNAQIHRLRDGPYGDSLAPDVDAVSSWDEFRELPLTTATDVNRAVAAAPVPSDLATISYTALDGTELPVHDTLADEQYMAAINAKYFQQAGFRPGDRVLNCFPYTATGGGEVFEKGLRALGAEVVPASDATASTLQTLLSDHLDGLCGPPSTVLAMEEDVSSGVDIFLGAGEPFTGIPGRRSKVKERLGAETAVDYFGTRHAQPIAVESAAEDGLMVCDDYVLVEIVDHNIGQTLPAGTYGEVVITHLHKTGTPLFRCRTGDVARLTRRDGNPCLPDSIVGSRDESVRVSDRTVYKAGLRNELLRFEGPSGDFEVETHGDSSYSVVYEGADHGEDILGALEATQPVAPTTVRAVDD